In Arachis hypogaea cultivar Tifrunner chromosome 7, arahy.Tifrunner.gnm2.J5K5, whole genome shotgun sequence, the genomic window CCCCAAAGAAACAGGAACATGATAAGAATATCTTCCCCAACTGCAATATGTTTCATCATAGTGGTTCCATTGGTTCTTCTATGGGCATGGAAGCTTCTCAATTGGCTATGGCTGAGGCCAAAGAGATTGGAGAAGCTTCTAAGAGCTCAGGGACTTCAAGGCAACAAATACAGGGTTCTTGTCGGGGATTCAACGGAGATGATCAACATGATCAAGAAAGGTGCCAAATCTCAACAACACAACACTCTTTCCAATGATAAAGATGTAGCACCACATGTCTTCTCTTTTATCCATCACACTGTTCAAAAATTTGGTAAtcttatttctcttttatgttgaagATTTAATGTTATCTTCCTTTATGTATAGAATTTTAGATTCAAacttcattattctcaatgtaacaaagaaaaaaaaatgctatttttcttttttgaaagcaGCTACTTTAGCTATTTATTTGATCCATATATCGaactaactttttatttaaataaaagaaatatatgatttttcaattcaaacaaaactggaaaaAGTTACCTATTTATGTTTCGTGATTGATATTGGTGTATTATGGAGCACAAATATGTCAACccccctcccctctttttctaaaTTGTATACATTTGGTAAAtcatatattcaatttatttaaataaaaaaacacctATTAGGCAGTTGTATGAGTTATATAACACAGATCATCAAACATGTCCATGTATGTGTAGGTAAGAATTCTTTTGTCTGGGAAGGTACAACACCAAAGGTCATAATCACAAATCCTGATCAAATCAAAGAAGTCTTTAACAAGATCAATTATTTTGAGAAACCCACGTTGAACCCTCTTGTCAAGTTATTGAGCAACGGACTCGCAAACTATGACGGTGAGAAATGGCAAAAACATCGAAAGATTATCAACCCTGCTTtccattttgaaaaattaaaggtaatatatttttttttaagaaggaTGATTTATACTCTATTTGATTACTAGATAtagaagaattaattatctttaatatttcGAGTCTTAAAACtatttactttatttaatattaagaATATGTTTTGGAAGGTTTGTTAAGTGatgaaattaataatatttaaatttgtctAAGTTGCACTCTTACTTCAATCTAGTTCTCAAAGTTTTGGTTTAATCAATTTAGTCTTTTAATTTGGCATTTGTGACTTATATTAGTGTATgataggaaaagtctaggggtcagcaattttggtgttttctggccagcacttaaccataaaaagaaaagtgaataatttttCACTATtgaatgtaatctcacaccattaaaaacattattgatggccaattgatggttacaaaataccaaaattgctggcccctaacATTTTTCATGTATGATATTGTTTTTATCACAGAATCATTAGTAGCATTTTGAAATGAACTATAAGTTATCATATTAAACTCTCAAACGGCTATCTAATGTGGTAATTGAAATTTACTTCAATTTGTTTTTTCTGATTCTTTAAAAccctaatattaattttaattaaaggctttttagaaaataaattaaagtaaaaaagtttaattatcaTATTAGATAGTTATTATGAAGTTTACTGTGGTAGTCTAACCTATATCCCAATACGCCATTAGTGATTCTGTGGCAGAAACCAAGGACTAACATGAGTTATGGATATTAAATTAGGGGATCAAATTGAGAAGATTGAAATGAGGAGTGTTAGAGCCAGTAACTTTTGTGTTTTTTAATCATTAATTggtcatcaatagtatttttaatagtgtgagattaaaTCCAATGATGTgtgattatttaattttcttttgataGTTAAATGCTGGCCAACTTTTTAAAAATTGCTGACTCTGTGAGACTTTCCCTAATTGAAATCAAATTGAGGCATAACTTTAAGAATAAAGTTGAGTATTAACTCGTTAAGTGATACTCAgcattactattttaattttttttcatttatactTACACTTCACGTTTGTTGTATGATTACAAAGTAATTATTCTAAAATTATCATATATTACTTCATAGTCCATAGGTAATGTCATCAAATCATGTCTATAGGGAATGTCATCAACCATATTCGAATCCTGTGATGAAATGGTTAAAAAATGGGATGCGATGCTGTCTTCCGAAGGAAAATGTGAAATTGACGTATGGCCATTTCTTCAAAATTTGACTTGCGATGTTATTTCCAAGACAGCATTTGGAAGCAGCTATGAAGAAGGAAAACGAATATTCGATCTTTTAAGAGAACAAGCTGGACTCATTATGAAATTACGAAATGTCTATATTCCCGGATGGTGGTAAGACTATTAATATAATAGTTATAAAAATTATtcatcttttttctctctttggTGAATATATATCTAGGAGCCAAACTTACATATACGCCTTGGAAATTAGTAGTGATTTCACACATTATTACTAGGGGTACCCCAtcaggtgaaaactcaggtgtcgacttcacgtgaagttgatagttgagagtcattagatgatttgactgatttaactaaattttcatctaattgctcttaattattaactttacgtgaaatcgactgcacctgagttttcccCATCCCATCAATGTATACAAATTGATTTGGTTAAACTAAAGTATGATATATTACACAAATTAGAAACTCTTGCCCCTAGAAATTTAAGTGAGGAATATGTGTAATTGATATCCACATGTAATATGTAATTGACTGACAAGAATATAATATGTATTTAATTCTTAGGTTGATACCAACAGCTACGCACAAGAGgatgaaagaaattgaaaaagataaaaaagctTCGCTCGAGTTTATCATCaacaaaagagagaaagcaaTGAAGGTAGGGGAAGTCATGAACAAAGACTTATTAGGCATACTTTTGGAATCAAATCATAGAGAAATACAAGAACATGGAAACAACAAAGTTGCGGGAATGACAAGCCAAGAAGTAATGGATGAGTGCAATGCATTCTACCTTGCTGGCCAAGAAACCACCTCAGTTCTTCTAGTTTGGACAATGGTACTATTGGGTAGGTATCCTGATTGGCAAGCACGTGCTAGAGAGGAAGTTTTGCAAGTTTTTGGCGATCAAACTCCGGATAGTGAAGGGTTAAGTCGCCTTAAAATTGTAAGTAAAACCTTCAAGTCGGTTCCCTATGTTTTTTCTTAGCTGCTTATCTGTAACAACTGACAAAATTCACATACTCCAGCATTGCAAGTCCTTTAATTAACGCTCACACCTTTTCTTTCACAGATGACAATGATTTTATACGAGGTTCTAAGGTTATACCCTCCAACTGTTTACTTCAATCGTGCTGTCCACAAAGATGTGAAACTTGGCAACCTTTCCCTTCCAGCAGGAACACAAGTTTCCTTACCAATACTCTTGATTCATCATGATCGCGATATTTGGGGCGATGATGCAACAGAGTTCAAACCGGAAAGATTCTCTGAGGGAGTTGCAAAGGCAACAAAAGGCCAAGTTTCATTCTTTCCATTTGGATGGGGACCTAGAGTATGCATTGGGCAAAATTTTGCTTTATTGGAAGCAAAGATGGCTTTGTCATTGCTCTTACAACGTTTCTCATTTGAGCTCTCCCCATCTTATGCACATGCTCCAACTACTGTACTCAGTCTCAATCCAAAGCATGGGGCTCATGTTATCTTACATAAATTGTAGCTTTATCGTTTTTATTCTTTTCCACAAGTATCTAGACTCTCGTATTAAGAATCGACTAATCAGGCATGAGAAGTAATTTTCCTACCATGACCAATCTGATGTGTTGGTCGTACTGTTACATAAATTCATCAATTAGGTGGCGTACCGCATATTAATTTGCGTGATGGCGTACCAATCTGTCTTTGTATTAAAATATCATATGCAGTATGGCGTATCGCCTACTTGTTATCTATTGAAATGTATTGCGTTCTATGTATCCGTTGCAGTACATTTAGGAGAAGTTTTatgttatttgttttttctttgcaTGTTTTTCCTTTTAAGTATGTCTAATGTTTGAAGTCCTTATTAAACAGGCCTATAAGAGATGAAGAGAGTTTCAGGGAATCTCATTAATTAAGATGAATCTGTAGTCAAATCGCAACTCGGCATTTAACCGGTTCTATAATGACGAAggaataagaatataataatgaattattacctaaattattttggaaaagtaTAGAGTACTAATAAATTATCTGTCAATTTATtgctaacaataattaatattaaagacaCTTTCACTAGAAGAAACATATATAAGGAGACATATTTAAAAGACACatctataaagatatttttattagacacattcaTAAAAACACTTCTATTAAATACAACTATAAGCAAAAGTTGACAGGAATTGATAGAATCTTTGTACCATAAGCAAAAGTTGACAGAAAGTGATAGAGTCTTTGTTGATTACATAGTGaaattgaattatttttcatTAGTAATAGATATAAGCTCAATTGTAATTAATTACTCACTTTAGCGTATGTCAATTATAATAGAAATTAATTTAGCTTCTAGTTATTGAATGTATAGTTGTAATTAATTTTATAGTCGAAGTATATAAAAAGAACACAAGGTTAAACATTTAACAAATACTTTTTTTTAgattttcattttgaaaaattttaaaaaattgagaaCAGTTCATTTTCTCTCTCTATCAACCTtcactcttcctctttctttttggtttatcaAACCATCAATATCACTTTAGCTCaaggcatgagatttatttatagTGCGGTGAGCGTGGAAAACAAACAAACTGTGAATCAACTTGAAAAGGTTGTGAATTGAGATCCAATTGTTACCAATGTTgttgctttctttcttttcacTCTTTGGGTTGTAAAGATTTTATGGAAAACAGTTAAAGTTTAAAGgtgtttatttttttggattaacaattcttaccaactactttaataatgcaagattcaattcatgacaaacttagtgatttaatctcctctaatctaATTAACCGTCAATTCCTTAGTCACTTAAATTAGACTAAAGGTTTAggtccaattctagtttattagtcacataaaccctaattacccaaagataagagattatatatcacgtatgaCGTTAATTCCAGATAACCAGAGAATTATAAGAATTTACTTTCAAGTTGTTATTCAAGTGAGTtaactttttcaagattcaaCAGAATTCAAATAGAAAAAGAGTTATCTTCCAATATATTCTAATTTCTAGCTAGGacgatgaagaacgaaagtaattcTAGAATATAAATTAGTACATTGATTGAAAGTAGAatgacaatagtattaatccatagaataaacaaaactcctaaccttaatcagaaaagtttagttgttcatgactcagagaaaactaggatttccCAAAAGTGTGTAAAGTGCGAAATGAGGAAGAGCGAAGAGAGAAGAAGCCCGAAGAGttaaatctttttccttttatatttaatctaattgatttgaaaataaaataaagtaataagATATGAACCCTAAAAGTTTGTCTTTGGTAATAATAATAAaccaaataaactaaaataaaaacaataaaaaataattattaactaaatcttcaaccaaaaaGTCCTTCTTTAGAATCTAATTTCGCGCtattggggttaaacgccaagttccgCATTTAGCGCCGCTGAGACAGAAAGGTTTTATGGTGTTGCTGTCTTCTTGGCGCTAAACATTAGGTTCGACATTTAGCGCCACTAACGTGTGACTCTGGCACTGGTTACGAAGCACCTGGCACTAAACGCCACAACGTCAACCCAACAAAAGGTTTGCACGCGTTACGAGGTGGCTAGCGCCAAACGCCCAATAATGGCGTTTAGCGTCCACTTGGCAGCATCaaatttcttcctttttcttctcctcgaattttttcaaaaataaataaaatcataatgcgtctcaaagtagcatccaaataggtttcaaacactaaaatcaaaataaattcaataatttcatatccaaactaataag contains:
- the LOC112703487 gene encoding 11-oxo-beta-amyrin 30-oxidase isoform X1; translated protein: MIRISSPTAICFIIVVPLVLLWAWKLLNWLWLRPKRLEKLLRAQGLQGNKYRVLVGDSTEMINMIKKGAKSQQHNTLSNDKDVAPHVFSFIHHTVQKFGKNSFVWEGTTPKVIITNPDQIKEVFNKINYFEKPTLNPLVKLLSNGLANYDGEKWQKHRKIINPAFHFEKLKGMSSTIFESCDEMVKKWDAMLSSEGKCEIDVWPFLQNLTCDVISKTAFGSSYEEGKRIFDLLREQAGLIMKLRNVYIPGWWLIPTATHKRMKEIEKDKKASLEFIINKREKAMKVGEVMNKDLLGILLESNHREIQEHGNNKVAGMTSQEVMDECNAFYLAGQETTSVLLVWTMVLLGRYPDWQARAREEVLQVFGDQTPDSEGLSRLKIMTMILYEVLRLYPPTVYFNRAVHKDVKLGNLSLPAGTQVSLPILLIHHDRDIWGDDATEFKPERFSEGVAKATKGQVSFFPFGWGPRVCIGQNFALLEAKMALSLLLQRFSFELSPSYAHAPTTVLSLNPKHGAHVILHKL
- the LOC112703487 gene encoding cytochrome P450 CYP72A613 isoform X2; its protein translation is MSSTIFESCDEMVKKWDAMLSSEGKCEIDVWPFLQNLTCDVISKTAFGSSYEEGKRIFDLLREQAGLIMKLRNVYIPGWWLIPTATHKRMKEIEKDKKASLEFIINKREKAMKVGEVMNKDLLGILLESNHREIQEHGNNKVAGMTSQEVMDECNAFYLAGQETTSVLLVWTMVLLGRYPDWQARAREEVLQVFGDQTPDSEGLSRLKIMTMILYEVLRLYPPTVYFNRAVHKDVKLGNLSLPAGTQVSLPILLIHHDRDIWGDDATEFKPERFSEGVAKATKGQVSFFPFGWGPRVCIGQNFALLEAKMALSLLLQRFSFELSPSYAHAPTTVLSLNPKHGAHVILHKL